In one Methylobacterium sp. SyP6R genomic region, the following are encoded:
- a CDS encoding Cof-type HAD-IIB family hydrolase — protein sequence MSISLVVTDVDGTLVTGDKRLTERTIRAVEALRARGIAFTVASSRPPIGLRPLVDALALTLPMGAFNGSTVVRPDLSPIDETLIPEAAARTAAARFVQEGIDLWVFAEGAWLVADPDGPYTDLERRTLQADPRVVDDLAPHLARAAKLVGVSRDHAHLAALEPRLADEIGDGAAVHRSQAYYLDVTPPHVDKGHFVARIAGELGIPLERVAVLGDMANDTAMFARAGLSIAMGNASDAVKRAATQVTGTNEAEGFAEAIELYILK from the coding sequence ATGTCCATTTCCCTCGTGGTCACCGATGTCGACGGTACCCTCGTCACCGGCGACAAGCGGCTGACGGAGCGCACGATCCGCGCCGTCGAGGCCCTGCGCGCCCGCGGCATCGCCTTCACGGTGGCGTCGAGCCGCCCGCCGATCGGCCTGCGCCCGCTGGTCGATGCCCTCGCGCTCACCCTGCCGATGGGCGCCTTCAACGGCTCGACGGTGGTGCGGCCCGACCTCTCCCCCATCGACGAGACCCTGATCCCGGAGGCGGCGGCGCGAACGGCCGCCGCGCGCTTCGTCCAGGAAGGAATCGACCTCTGGGTCTTCGCGGAGGGGGCGTGGCTCGTGGCCGATCCGGACGGCCCCTACACGGATTTGGAGCGCCGCACCCTCCAGGCCGATCCCCGCGTCGTCGACGACCTCGCGCCGCATCTCGCCCGCGCGGCGAAGCTCGTCGGCGTCTCCCGCGACCACGCTCACCTCGCCGCCCTCGAACCGCGTCTGGCCGACGAGATCGGCGACGGCGCGGCGGTCCACCGCTCGCAGGCCTACTACCTCGACGTCACCCCGCCGCACGTCGACAAGGGCCACTTCGTGGCGCGCATCGCCGGGGAGCTGGGCATCCCGCTCGAGCGCGTGGCGGTGCTCGGCGACATGGCGAACGATACCGCGATGTTCGCCCGCGCCGGCCTGTCGATCGCGATGGGCAATGCCAGCGACGCGGTGAAGCGGGCGGCGACCCAGGTGACGGGGACGAACGAGGCGGAAGGGTTTGCGGAGGCGATCGAGCTTTACATCCTCAAGTAG
- a CDS encoding tyrosine phosphatase family protein, giving the protein MKPEPISLNTVCGLEELGHHSTRGVTHVLSILDPAWPEPEAFGAYDAHHRTTLRFHDIIEPIDGQILPERRDVEAILRFGEDLAAERARRKTHLLIHCHAGISRSTAAMTMLLGQAHPDLDAQAVVAKVHFLREKAWPNARMIAFADEALGYDGSLTEAVRRLHAEQLRVRPHLVELMRGLGRGQEVDAALA; this is encoded by the coding sequence GTGAAGCCCGAACCGATCTCCCTGAACACGGTCTGCGGCCTCGAGGAACTGGGCCATCACTCGACCCGCGGCGTCACCCACGTGCTGTCGATCCTCGATCCGGCCTGGCCCGAGCCCGAGGCCTTCGGCGCCTACGACGCGCATCACCGCACCACGTTGCGCTTCCACGACATCATCGAGCCGATCGACGGCCAGATCCTGCCCGAGCGCCGCGACGTCGAGGCGATCCTGCGCTTCGGCGAGGACCTGGCGGCCGAGCGGGCGCGGCGCAAGACCCATCTCCTGATCCACTGCCATGCCGGTATCTCCCGCTCCACCGCCGCGATGACGATGCTCCTCGGCCAGGCCCATCCCGATCTCGACGCGCAGGCGGTCGTCGCCAAGGTCCACTTCTTACGCGAAAAGGCCTGGCCCAATGCCCGGATGATCGCCTTCGCGGACGAGGCGCTGGGCTATGACGGCAGCCTCACGGAAGCCGTGCGCCGCCTGCACGCCGAGCAGCTGCGGGTGCGGCCGCACCTCGTCGAGCTGATGCGGGGCTTGGGGCGGGGGCAGGAGGTGGATGCGGCTCTGGCCTGA
- a CDS encoding TRAP transporter substrate-binding protein produces MKRRDILTAGIGLAGSAAIAAPAVAQSAPELRWRLQSAFPRNLDALYGAAELFSRLVAEATDNRFQIEVAAAQAGDSAALLDSVGGGTLEMAYSAAYYEVGRDPTYALATAIPFGLNARQQNAWMYQGGALDLFNEIFAKNKLYALPGGNTGTQMGGWFRREVKSVADLQGLRFRIAGLGANVLAKLGVATQTMPGADLYAALEGKTLDAAEWIGPYDDEKLGLNKVAPFYYYPGFWEGGTMLHFWFNAQKWAELPKAYRAIVQAVAATVNVDLQAKYDARNPAALRRLVGGGAQLRPFPQEVMEAALKAANEIYADLGAKNPDFKRLYDALKTFRNEEYLWFQVAEYTYDNFMIRARARG; encoded by the coding sequence ATGAAGCGTCGCGACATCCTGACGGCCGGCATCGGCCTCGCCGGCAGCGCCGCCATCGCGGCCCCGGCCGTGGCGCAAAGCGCGCCCGAGCTGCGCTGGCGGCTGCAATCGGCGTTCCCGCGCAACCTCGACGCGCTCTACGGCGCCGCCGAGCTCTTCTCCCGCCTCGTCGCCGAGGCGACGGACAACCGCTTCCAGATCGAGGTCGCGGCCGCTCAAGCGGGCGACTCCGCCGCGCTCCTCGATTCGGTCGGGGGCGGAACCCTGGAGATGGCCTATTCGGCGGCCTATTACGAGGTCGGCCGCGACCCGACCTACGCGCTCGCCACCGCGATCCCCTTCGGCCTCAATGCCCGCCAGCAGAATGCCTGGATGTATCAGGGCGGGGCGCTCGACCTGTTCAACGAGATCTTCGCCAAGAACAAGCTCTACGCGCTCCCCGGCGGCAATACCGGCACGCAGATGGGCGGCTGGTTCCGGCGCGAGGTGAAGTCGGTCGCCGACCTTCAGGGCCTGCGCTTCCGCATCGCCGGCCTCGGCGCGAACGTGCTCGCCAAGCTCGGCGTCGCGACCCAGACGATGCCGGGTGCCGACCTCTACGCCGCGCTCGAAGGGAAGACCCTCGATGCCGCCGAGTGGATCGGCCCCTACGACGACGAGAAGCTCGGCCTCAACAAGGTGGCGCCGTTCTACTATTATCCGGGCTTCTGGGAGGGCGGCACGATGCTGCACTTCTGGTTCAACGCCCAGAAATGGGCCGAACTGCCCAAGGCCTATCGGGCGATCGTGCAGGCGGTGGCGGCGACCGTCAACGTCGACCTCCAGGCCAAGTACGACGCGCGCAACCCGGCCGCCCTGCGGCGCCTCGTCGGCGGCGGCGCGCAATTACGCCCGTTCCCCCAGGAGGTGATGGAGGCCGCCCTCAAGGCCGCGAACGAGATCTACGCCGATCTCGGCGCCAAGAACCCGGACTTCAAGCGCCTCTACGACGCGCTGAAGACCTTTCGCAATGAGGAATACCTCTGGTTCCAGGTCGCCGAGTATACCTACGACAACTTCATGATCCGGGCGCGGGCGCGGGGTTGA
- a CDS encoding deoxyribodipyrimidine photo-lyase, whose amino-acid sequence MAIQAGRIRVLKDMEPREGAYVLYLMQQGMRSRDNPALEVAVEEANRLGLPVVAGFGLLDGGAHFPEANARHYAFLLQGLADAKAGLERRGIAFVLRRATPAKAALDLGKRAAVLVLDRGYLTIQKGWYAEIEKKFDGRLIQVEGDVVVPVEVASTKHEFAARTLRPKLHKTWEPYLAPLRARKVKHPADDLDLKSDIDVSDPDAALAAMTLDRSVPPVRRFRGGEIEAYRRLEAYLAGPFADYGTVRNRPEAGAASHLSPYLHFGQISPVAAALKVQAAKKGGPEDRAAFLEELIVRRELAMNHVHTNPGYERYETALPDWSRKALAEHAGDPRPHLYDEEALAQGRTHDEYWNAAMREMRETGYMHNHLRMYWGKKILEWSPSPEEAFAVTLRLNNRYFLDGRDANSFTNVGWLFGLHDRPWGRRKVFGTVRYLGPNTLKKFDAKAYLKAVDALCAAEA is encoded by the coding sequence ATGGCGATTCAGGCGGGGCGGATCCGGGTTCTGAAGGATATGGAGCCGCGGGAGGGCGCCTACGTGCTCTACCTGATGCAGCAGGGCATGCGCAGCCGCGACAACCCGGCCCTCGAAGTCGCCGTCGAGGAGGCCAACCGCCTCGGGCTGCCGGTGGTGGCGGGGTTCGGCCTCCTCGACGGCGGCGCCCATTTCCCCGAGGCCAATGCCCGCCACTACGCCTTCCTGCTCCAGGGCCTCGCCGACGCCAAGGCCGGCCTCGAACGCCGCGGCATCGCCTTCGTGCTGCGTCGCGCGACGCCGGCGAAAGCTGCCCTCGATTTGGGCAAACGAGCCGCGGTGTTGGTGCTCGATCGCGGCTACCTGACGATCCAGAAGGGCTGGTACGCCGAGATCGAAAAGAAATTCGACGGCCGGCTGATCCAGGTCGAGGGCGACGTGGTCGTGCCGGTCGAGGTCGCTTCGACCAAGCACGAATTCGCCGCCCGGACGCTGCGGCCGAAGCTGCACAAGACCTGGGAACCCTATCTGGCGCCGTTGCGGGCGCGGAAGGTCAAGCATCCGGCCGACGACCTGGATTTGAAGAGCGACATCGACGTCTCGGATCCCGATGCGGCGCTCGCCGCGATGACCCTCGACCGCTCCGTGCCGCCGGTGCGCCGCTTCCGCGGCGGCGAGATCGAGGCGTATCGCCGGCTGGAGGCCTATCTCGCCGGGCCCTTCGCCGATTACGGCACCGTGCGCAACCGGCCCGAGGCGGGGGCGGCCTCGCACCTGAGCCCCTACCTGCATTTCGGCCAGATCTCGCCGGTGGCCGCGGCCCTCAAGGTGCAGGCGGCCAAGAAAGGCGGCCCGGAGGACCGGGCGGCGTTCCTGGAGGAGCTGATCGTCCGGCGCGAATTGGCGATGAACCACGTCCACACCAATCCGGGCTATGAGCGCTACGAGACGGCTTTGCCGGACTGGTCCCGCAAGGCTCTGGCGGAACACGCCGGCGATCCGCGCCCGCACCTCTACGACGAGGAGGCGCTGGCGCAAGGCCGCACCCACGACGAATACTGGAACGCCGCGATGCGCGAGATGCGCGAGACCGGCTACATGCACAACCACCTGCGTATGTACTGGGGCAAGAAGATCCTCGAATGGTCGCCCTCGCCCGAAGAGGCCTTCGCGGTAACGTTACGGCTCAACAACCGCTACTTCCTCGACGGGCGCGACGCGAACTCCTTCACCAATGTCGGCTGGCTGTTCGGCCTGCACGACCGGCCGTGGGGCCGGCGCAAGGTGTTCGGCACCGTGCGCTATCTCGGGCCGAACACGCTCAAGAAATTCGACGCCAAGGCCTACCTGAAGGCGGTCGACGCGTTGTGCGCGGCGGAGGCGTGA
- the trmD gene encoding tRNA (guanosine(37)-N1)-methyltransferase TrmD, whose product MTSPTSLAPWRATILTLYPEMFPGHLGLSLAGDALARGAWSLEARNIRDHGIGRHRAVDDTPAGGGAGMVLRCDVLAAAIDAASSADDPRPRLLMSPRGRPLTQGRVRALSEGPGVIVVCGRFEGVDERVIAGRALEEVSIGDYVLSGGEPAALVLLDACVRLLPGTMGKHASGVEESFESGGLEYPHYTRPRDWEGREIPEVLTGGNHAAIARWRAAESARLTRERRPDLVPDLPAPGRMP is encoded by the coding sequence ATGACCTCCCCCACCTCCCTCGCGCCCTGGCGCGCCACGATCCTGACCCTGTACCCTGAGATGTTCCCCGGCCATCTCGGGCTGTCGCTCGCCGGCGATGCCCTGGCGCGAGGCGCCTGGAGCCTGGAGGCGCGCAACATCCGCGACCACGGCATCGGCCGGCACCGGGCGGTGGACGACACGCCGGCCGGTGGCGGGGCCGGGATGGTGCTGCGCTGCGACGTGCTCGCCGCCGCGATCGATGCCGCCTCCTCCGCCGACGATCCCCGCCCGCGCCTGCTGATGAGCCCGCGCGGCCGGCCGCTGACGCAAGGACGCGTCCGGGCGCTGAGCGAGGGGCCGGGCGTCATCGTGGTCTGCGGCCGGTTCGAGGGCGTCGACGAGCGGGTGATCGCGGGACGCGCCCTCGAGGAGGTCTCGATCGGCGATTACGTCCTGTCGGGGGGCGAGCCCGCAGCCCTGGTGCTGCTCGATGCCTGCGTGCGCCTCCTGCCCGGCACGATGGGCAAGCACGCCTCCGGCGTGGAGGAGAGCTTCGAGAGCGGCGGCCTCGAATACCCGCACTACACGAGGCCGCGGGACTGGGAGGGACGCGAGATCCCCGAGGTGCTGACCGGCGGCAACCATGCGGCGATCGCCCGCTGGCGGGCGGCGGAATCCGCCCGGCTCACCCGCGAGCGCCGCCCGGACCTCGTCCCGGACCTCCCGGCACCGGGCCGCATGCCCTGA
- a CDS encoding Crp/Fnr family transcriptional regulator, which produces MPDSARYLLHRPEILESLRRGEAALDRVMEGTGRLYPAGRLLVAADSPNTTIFRLRKGWVGRLRTLEDGRSQFILIFLPGDLFAVKSLFVTHSPDAVQALSEILVEQVDHRTLREAYERDTDLATRCLWQVIEEERRLHNWVVGLGRGSADERLAMLLVDFRGRLIRSGVLAPGAMAYDLPMTQEQIGDHLGISNVHVNRVLRSFREDGVVTMRGRRVTIGDLDALVRIAGPLLDMSERDAPEFVGRREAEAGQGGDDAGP; this is translated from the coding sequence ATGCCCGATTCCGCCCGCTACCTGCTGCACCGGCCCGAGATCCTGGAGTCCCTGCGGCGGGGCGAGGCGGCTCTCGACCGGGTGATGGAAGGCACCGGTCGCCTCTACCCGGCCGGCCGGCTGCTGGTGGCGGCCGACAGCCCGAACACCACGATCTTCCGCCTGCGCAAGGGCTGGGTCGGCCGCCTGCGCACCCTGGAGGACGGGCGCAGCCAGTTCATCCTGATCTTCCTGCCCGGCGACCTGTTCGCGGTCAAAAGCCTGTTCGTCACCCACAGCCCGGACGCGGTCCAGGCCCTGTCCGAGATCCTGGTCGAGCAGGTCGACCACCGCACCCTGCGCGAAGCCTACGAGCGCGACACCGACCTCGCGACCCGCTGCCTGTGGCAGGTGATCGAGGAGGAGCGCCGGCTGCACAACTGGGTCGTCGGGCTCGGCCGCGGCAGTGCCGACGAGCGCCTGGCGATGCTGCTGGTCGATTTCCGCGGCCGCCTGATCCGCTCGGGCGTGCTGGCGCCGGGGGCGATGGCCTACGACCTGCCGATGACCCAGGAGCAGATCGGCGACCATCTCGGCATCTCGAACGTGCACGTCAACCGGGTGCTGCGGTCGTTCCGGGAGGACGGCGTCGTCACCATGCGGGGGCGCCGGGTGACGATCGGCGACCTCGATGCCCTGGTGCGGATCGCCGGGCCGCTCCTCGACATGTCGGAGCGCGACGCCCCGGAATTCGTCGGGCGGCGGGAGGCGGAAGCCGGACAGGGCGGCGACGATGCCGGTCCCTGA